CCACCCAGTTAAACCCGAAGCCGTAGTGCTCGTCACAGTCCTGGTGGCCAAAGAAGTACCGCTCCTCTTTGGTCACGCGAATATCGCCGCCGATGTTCTCGATCAGGGCGATGCCGCAGAAGGTGCGCTGAATGTCCGGGTTACTCAGGTGCATCAGGATTTCATTGTCCTGGGTGTCCTTGAGTGACAGCCGGGCCCCGACCTGAGTAAAGTCGTTCGTACCTTCATAGATGCAGGCAAACACCAGCACGGTATGAATCAGGTCGGGCCGGAAGATGGTGAGGTTCTCCCCGTCAGTGGCCGCGCCGGTGCGGTCGTCTTTGTCGAGCAGGATGTGCGGCGACAGGCGCTCGGACCCAAAGCGGTTACCCAGGGCCTGAATGACGCTGCGGGTGCCGTCGTTGAGCAGGAACATGCAGCCCAGGTCAAGGTCGGCTGACGCTGCTGCCCGCCCCAGCAACCCGCCCCGCTTGCCCCCACGGTCCCAGTTCAGGTTCACGCGAATGGGCTCGGCGTGACCAGACTTCTTGAGCGAAATGCGGGTGCTTTCGCCCTTTTTCTCCAGCGTGACCTTTTTGAGGTTGAGGGGTGGAGCGCTGGGGGCGGGCGCCGCTGCCGGCGCTAGGGGTGGTGAGGGCGGCGGCGCGCTGGGCGCTGGGCGGTCCGAGACGGTTCCGCCGTAATGCTTGACCAGCGCGTCCAGGCCCCCATTGAAGCCCTGCCCCACCGCCCCGACCCGCCACATGTCCTTGAAGTAGATGTCAAGCAGCATGACGGCCCGCTCCTGCTGGAAGTCCCGCCCAGTCACGCGGTAGGTGGCCACCGGCTGACCTCCGGCCGAGAGGGTGATTTCTGCATGGTCAATCTGCCCAAACGTCCCTGCGTCCACCGAAGCCGTCAGGCTCAGGCGCCGGACGCTCTGAGGCAGCCGGGTCAGGTCAATCTGAAAGACCTTTTCGCCCCGCACGCCGCTGTGCATCTGCACGGCCCCTTCCGGGGTGGCCGGCTGGTTATAGAACACCAGATACCGGTCGTCGCTCAGTTTGCCCGCCGGGTCCAGCCCGAACAGGCTCAGGTCGTAGTCGGCCGCTGGCCCAGTCACCCGGACCGACAGGGTCAGGATCTGGTGAGAGGTAAGCTGGTTCAGAGGGGATTTCTGGCCGGTTTGAAAGGTCAGCATGGAGGGCGAAGCACCACCTTGAGAAAGAGGTCGAAGAGAGGCTGAAGGCTGGGGTGAGGCAGGGCCCCGCGTCATCGTAGTGTGCGCGCGGGCCCGGTGTGCCCGATGTTGCCCTAGCGGCGTGAAGGCAAGATGCCCGCGCGCTGGGCGCCGAGCTGCCAGCTGTCCAGTTCGTGAACCAGCAGGTCAAACAGTTCGGCGTCGGGCACGCGGACCGGGGCTCTGACCTTGAAAAAGTCGGCATTGTCAACCGCACGCCCGGTCAGGTCGTCCAGCTTCTCCAGAAAGTCGAAGTTCACGCGGCCCTCTTCGATGCCCATGAACTTCCAGAAAATCGGCTTGCGGGACAGGTCGCGCATGAGCTTCACCACGTTATTCGGGTTGCTGGTGCCGCCGTCGGTGATGAACAGCACCAGCGTGGGCAGATCGCCGCCTTCTTTCTGGACATCTTCCTGAATCAGCTTCATGACGGGGCCGTAGTGGGTGCCGCCTTCCAGGCGCACCCGCATGTTGGCCACGAAATCCTGGGCATTGTCCAGGCTGAGAGAGCCCTTGCGGTGGGCCTTGATGCCAAAGAGATACACCTCGACCTCGCCGTCGTCGTCCAGCCGAGCCGCAAGCGCCAGGGCGCGGTTGGCCAGGGCCTGCACGCTGCCGCTGCGGTATTCCTCCTGCATACTCGCGCTGATATCCAGCACCAGTTTGACGCGGTAGCGGGCCTCATCCAGCCCGCGTTTGGCCAGACTGACAGACGCGGCTTTGATCAGACTGACCAGCCCAGGCTGCGTCTGTTCGGCTTTGTCGAGCAGCACCTGCTGACGCTGCTTGATCAGACTGACGGGCGTCGGGGTAACAGGCGTAGGGGGCGCCGGCGCCGTCTCTTCGGCCACTTCTCCGCCAAAATGCTGCACCAGGTCGCCCAGGCCGCCGTTAAACCCCTGGGCGACCGTGGCCAGCCGCCAGGCGCCGTCCTTGCGGTAAAAGCGCACGAGCATCACCGCTTTCTCGTCTTTCAGGGCAGGCCGGGCGTCGAAGGCGTGCCCCCCCAGGTCCACGCTCAGGGTAGACGCCGCACTCAGCGGGAGGGTGGCGTGCGTGGCGGTCAGGTAGACCTCGTCAATGTTCGGTCCCAGCCCCTTCAGATCCAGGGTGAACTGCTGGGGGCTGAGCTGCTTGAGCGCCCCATCAGGCGACTGCGGCTGGTTGTAAAAGACCATCCAGCGGTCGTCTTTCAGCTGGCCGTCCAGCAGGCCAAACAGGGTGAAATCTGTGTCCGGAAGGTCACAGGTGACCGTCAGGGGGAAAGCGCCGTCCAGGCCCAACTGGGCCAGGGGCAAACGCTGACCGGCAACAAGTGTGGTCATGAACGCTCCTCATAGGGATTTTGCTTCGTTTCAGCGGAGTGCCGGCAGACACCGCCTCCGCTTCCATACCGCAAAATCCGTCCTTTCTCCTCCGGTCGGCTAAGCCACAGAAAACTGCCAGGGCTCAGCAGAGGCCGTGTCAAGGACCACGGCGCCGCCAGAGAGGACAAAACGGGCGCTGCATTCGTCGCACGAACGCAGCGCCCGCTGGAAAGACAGGTCAGCCGACGTTGACGCCGTAGTTGCCCGCCAGCGCGGCCAGGCCACCGGCGTAGCCCTGTCCGATGGCCTTGAACTTCCAGTCGGCCCCGTTGCGGTACAGCTCTCCGAAGATCATGGCTGTTTCCGTGGAGTAGTCCTCAGACAGGTCGTAGCGGGCAATTTCTTTGTCGTCAGCCGCGTTGATCACGCGGATGAAGGCGTTTTGCACCTGCCCGAAGCTCTGCCTGCGGGCGTCGGCCTCATGGATGGTCACGCCGAAGGCGATGCGCTGCACGTCGGCCGGCACGCCCGCAATCTTGACCTCGACGCTCTCGTCGTCGCCCTCGCCCTGCCCGGAGCGGTTGTCGCCGTTGTGGGTAACGCTGCCGTCTGCGGAGGTTTTGTTGTTATAGAAGATGAAATCCGAGTCACCGCGCACCTTGCCCTGGTCGTTGAGCAGAAACACGCTGCCGTCCAGGTCGAACTCGGTGCCGTCGGTCACGCGGGGGTCCCACCCCAGGCCGATACGCACGGCGGTGAGGCCGGGGGCTTCTTTGCTGAGGGACACGTTGCCGCCTTTGGAAAGGGATACGGGCATGGCAGAACTCCTTATCGAGAGAGGGTGAAAGGCCGCTGGGCGTCTCCCGAGCTTACAGGTCGAAT
Above is a window of Deinococcus betulae DNA encoding:
- a CDS encoding VWA domain-containing protein, translating into MTTLVAGQRLPLAQLGLDGAFPLTVTCDLPDTDFTLFGLLDGQLKDDRWMVFYNQPQSPDGALKQLSPQQFTLDLKGLGPNIDEVYLTATHATLPLSAASTLSVDLGGHAFDARPALKDEKAVMLVRFYRKDGAWRLATVAQGFNGGLGDLVQHFGGEVAEETAPAPPTPVTPTPVSLIKQRQQVLLDKAEQTQPGLVSLIKAASVSLAKRGLDEARYRVKLVLDISASMQEEYRSGSVQALANRALALAARLDDDGEVEVYLFGIKAHRKGSLSLDNAQDFVANMRVRLEGGTHYGPVMKLIQEDVQKEGGDLPTLVLFITDGGTSNPNNVVKLMRDLSRKPIFWKFMGIEEGRVNFDFLEKLDDLTGRAVDNADFFKVRAPVRVPDAELFDLLVHELDSWQLGAQRAGILPSRR
- a CDS encoding TerD family protein translates to MLTFQTGQKSPLNQLTSHQILTLSVRVTGPAADYDLSLFGLDPAGKLSDDRYLVFYNQPATPEGAVQMHSGVRGEKVFQIDLTRLPQSVRRLSLTASVDAGTFGQIDHAEITLSAGGQPVATYRVTGRDFQQERAVMLLDIYFKDMWRVGAVGQGFNGGLDALVKHYGGTVSDRPAPSAPPPSPPLAPAAAPAPSAPPLNLKKVTLEKKGESTRISLKKSGHAEPIRVNLNWDRGGKRGGLLGRAAASADLDLGCMFLLNDGTRSVIQALGNRFGSERLSPHILLDKDDRTGAATDGENLTIFRPDLIHTVLVFACIYEGTNDFTQVGARLSLKDTQDNEILMHLSNPDIQRTFCGIALIENIGGDIRVTKEERYFFGHQDCDEHYGFGFNWVAGSK
- a CDS encoding TerD family protein; this translates as MPVSLSKGGNVSLSKEAPGLTAVRIGLGWDPRVTDGTEFDLDGSVFLLNDQGKVRGDSDFIFYNNKTSADGSVTHNGDNRSGQGEGDDESVEVKIAGVPADVQRIAFGVTIHEADARRQSFGQVQNAFIRVINAADDKEIARYDLSEDYSTETAMIFGELYRNGADWKFKAIGQGYAGGLAALAGNYGVNVG